The Pseudochaenichthys georgianus chromosome 24, fPseGeo1.2, whole genome shotgun sequence genome includes a region encoding these proteins:
- the runx2b gene encoding runt-related transcription factor 2b isoform X1, translated as MASNSLFSTVTPCQQNFFWDPSASRRFSPPSNSLQPVPGKMNDVSSPAGQTDSAAVPRLRPHENRSMAEIIADHPAELVRTDSPNFLCSVLPSHWRCNKTLPVAFKVVALGDVTDGTVVTVMAGNDENYSAELRNASGVMKNQVARFNDLRFVGRSGRGKSFTLTITVFTNPPQVATYHRAIKVTVDGPREPRRHRQKLEDPPKTGLFSDRLSELERMRVRVAIPNQGPRQSLNTGHNSFNPQGQTQITDPRQSQSSPPWSYEQTYPSYLSPMASPSVHSTTPLSSSRGTGLPAISDVPRRLPGSSDLSPFPGQFERQFPSLSSITDSRYTGPRMHYPTGFTYTPPVTSAMSLGSAHYHTYLPPPYPGSTQSQSGPFQTSSTPYLYYGASSGSYQFSMVPGGDRSPSRMIPPCTSASTGTSLVNPNLPSQTEGGVDGDGSHSNSPTVLNPGGRMDEAVWRPY; from the exons ATGGCATCTAACAGCCTCTTCAGCACAGTGACACCATGTCAACAAAACTTCTTCTGGG ATCCCAGCGCCAGTCGGAGGTTCAGTCCGCCGTCAAATAGCCTCCAGCCGGTCCCAGGGAAGATGAACGATGTGAGCTCTCCAGCGGGGCAGACGGACTCAGCTGCGGTGCCGAGACTGCGCCCCCACGAGAACCGCAGCATGGCCGAGATCATCGCAGACCACCCGGCCGAGCTGGTTCGGACCGACAGCCCCAACTTTCTGTGCTCCGTCCTGCCGTCCCACTGGCGGTGCAACAAGACGCTGCCTGTCGCCTTCAAG GTGGTTGCCCTGGGAGACGTAACCGATGGGACTGTTGTGACCGTCATGGCGGGCAACGACGAGAACTACTCCGCCGAGCTGCGGAACGCCTCTGGTGTGATGAAGAACCAAGTAGCGCGCTTCAACGACCTTCGCTTCGTTGGCCGCAGCGGCAGAG GCAAGAGCTTCACGCTGACAATCACGGTATTCACCAACCCGCCACAAGTGGCCACTTACCACCGAGCCATAAAGGTCACCGTGGACGGACCACGTGAGCCCAGGA GACATCGTCAGAAACTCGAGGACCCTCCAAAGACTGGGCTCTTCTCAGACCGCCTCAGTGAGCTCGAGAGGATGAGGGTGAGGGTGGCCATTCCCAATCAAGGCCCCCGGCAAAGTCTCAACACAGGGCACAACTCCTTCAACCCGCAGGGACAGACGCAGATAACAG ACCCTCGTCAGTCCCAGTCCTCTCCTCCCTGGTCGTATGAACAGACGTACCCGTCCTACCTGAGTCCCATGGCGTCCCCCTCCGTCCACTCCACCACCCCCCTCTCCTCCAGCCGAGGCACGGGCCTGCCTGCCATCAGTGACGTGCCTAGACGATTGCCAG GTTCTTCTGACTTGAGCCCGTTCCCGGGTCAGTTTGAGCGCCAGTTCCCGAGCCTCTCCTCCATCACAGATAGTCGTTACACGGGCCCTAGGATGCACTACCCGACCGGCTTCACCTACACCCCGCCCGTCACCTCCGCCATGTCGCTGGGCAGCGCGCACTACCATACCTACCTTCCCCCCCCATACCCAGGCTCCACCCAGAGCCAGAGCGGCCCCTTCCAGACCAGCAGCACGCCCTATCTCTACTACGGCGCGTCCTCCGGCTCCTACCAGTTCTCCATGGTTCCCGGCGGGGATCGTTCGCCCTCCAGGATGATCCCGCCTTGCACTAGCGCCTCCACGGGCACCTCCCTGGTGAACCCCAACCTGCCCAGCCAGACGGAGGGAGGCGTGGACGGCGACGGGAGCCACAGTAACTCCCCGACTGTCCTCAATCCCGGGGGCCGCATGGATGAAGCCGTCTGGAGGCCGTATTGA
- the runx2b gene encoding runt-related transcription factor 2b isoform X2: MRIPVDPSASRRFSPPSNSLQPVPGKMNDVSSPAGQTDSAAVPRLRPHENRSMAEIIADHPAELVRTDSPNFLCSVLPSHWRCNKTLPVAFKVVALGDVTDGTVVTVMAGNDENYSAELRNASGVMKNQVARFNDLRFVGRSGRGKSFTLTITVFTNPPQVATYHRAIKVTVDGPREPRRHRQKLEDPPKTGLFSDRLSELERMRVRVAIPNQGPRQSLNTGHNSFNPQGQTQITDPRQSQSSPPWSYEQTYPSYLSPMASPSVHSTTPLSSSRGTGLPAISDVPRRLPGSSDLSPFPGQFERQFPSLSSITDSRYTGPRMHYPTGFTYTPPVTSAMSLGSAHYHTYLPPPYPGSTQSQSGPFQTSSTPYLYYGASSGSYQFSMVPGGDRSPSRMIPPCTSASTGTSLVNPNLPSQTEGGVDGDGSHSNSPTVLNPGGRMDEAVWRPY, encoded by the exons ATGCGAATTCCCGTAGATCCCAGCGCCAGTCGGAGGTTCAGTCCGCCGTCAAATAGCCTCCAGCCGGTCCCAGGGAAGATGAACGATGTGAGCTCTCCAGCGGGGCAGACGGACTCAGCTGCGGTGCCGAGACTGCGCCCCCACGAGAACCGCAGCATGGCCGAGATCATCGCAGACCACCCGGCCGAGCTGGTTCGGACCGACAGCCCCAACTTTCTGTGCTCCGTCCTGCCGTCCCACTGGCGGTGCAACAAGACGCTGCCTGTCGCCTTCAAG GTGGTTGCCCTGGGAGACGTAACCGATGGGACTGTTGTGACCGTCATGGCGGGCAACGACGAGAACTACTCCGCCGAGCTGCGGAACGCCTCTGGTGTGATGAAGAACCAAGTAGCGCGCTTCAACGACCTTCGCTTCGTTGGCCGCAGCGGCAGAG GCAAGAGCTTCACGCTGACAATCACGGTATTCACCAACCCGCCACAAGTGGCCACTTACCACCGAGCCATAAAGGTCACCGTGGACGGACCACGTGAGCCCAGGA GACATCGTCAGAAACTCGAGGACCCTCCAAAGACTGGGCTCTTCTCAGACCGCCTCAGTGAGCTCGAGAGGATGAGGGTGAGGGTGGCCATTCCCAATCAAGGCCCCCGGCAAAGTCTCAACACAGGGCACAACTCCTTCAACCCGCAGGGACAGACGCAGATAACAG ACCCTCGTCAGTCCCAGTCCTCTCCTCCCTGGTCGTATGAACAGACGTACCCGTCCTACCTGAGTCCCATGGCGTCCCCCTCCGTCCACTCCACCACCCCCCTCTCCTCCAGCCGAGGCACGGGCCTGCCTGCCATCAGTGACGTGCCTAGACGATTGCCAG GTTCTTCTGACTTGAGCCCGTTCCCGGGTCAGTTTGAGCGCCAGTTCCCGAGCCTCTCCTCCATCACAGATAGTCGTTACACGGGCCCTAGGATGCACTACCCGACCGGCTTCACCTACACCCCGCCCGTCACCTCCGCCATGTCGCTGGGCAGCGCGCACTACCATACCTACCTTCCCCCCCCATACCCAGGCTCCACCCAGAGCCAGAGCGGCCCCTTCCAGACCAGCAGCACGCCCTATCTCTACTACGGCGCGTCCTCCGGCTCCTACCAGTTCTCCATGGTTCCCGGCGGGGATCGTTCGCCCTCCAGGATGATCCCGCCTTGCACTAGCGCCTCCACGGGCACCTCCCTGGTGAACCCCAACCTGCCCAGCCAGACGGAGGGAGGCGTGGACGGCGACGGGAGCCACAGTAACTCCCCGACTGTCCTCAATCCCGGGGGCCGCATGGATGAAGCCGTCTGGAGGCCGTATTGA